In Canis lupus familiaris isolate Mischka breed German Shepherd chromosome 9, alternate assembly UU_Cfam_GSD_1.0, whole genome shotgun sequence, a single window of DNA contains:
- the FAM163B gene encoding protein FAM163B has protein sequence MTAGTVVITGGILATVILLCIIAVLCYCRLQYYCCKKDESEEDEEEPDFAVHSHLPPLPGGRNLVLTNGPALYPAASTSFSQKTPQARALCRSCSHYEPPAFFLQEPEDESVRNGGERVAYQSVGQEDSELPPGGLGGLQALNPNRLSAMREAFSRSRSISTDV, from the exons ATGACAGCCGGGACGGTGGTCATCACTGGGGGCATCTTGGCGACTGTGATTCTGCTCTGCATCATCGCTGTTCTGTGCTACTGCCGGCTTCAG TACTACTGCTGCAAGAAGGACGAGTcagaggaggacgaggaggagccTGACTTCGCTGTGCACTCGCACCTGCCCCCGCTGCCCGGCGGCCGCAACCTCGTGCTCACCAACGGGCCGGCGCTCTACCCGGCCGCCTCCACCTCCTTCAGCCAGAAGACCCCGCAGGCCCGCGCCCTGTGCCGCAGCTGCTCCCACTACGAGCCGCCCGCCTTCTTCCTGCAGGAGCCCGAGGACGAGAGCGTGCGCAACGGCGGGGAGCGCGTGGCCTACCAGAGCGTGGGCCAGGAGGACTCGGAGCTGCcgcccggggggctggggggcctgcAGGCGCTCAACCCCAACCGCCTGTCGGCCATGCGGGAGGCCTTCTCCCGGAGCCGCAGCATCAGCACCGATGTCTGA